A stretch of the Sorangium aterium genome encodes the following:
- a CDS encoding serine/threonine protein kinase gives MRDTPTQLGLGRYRPIAKLGRGGMADVFLAMAHGPASVNKLVVVKRLRSSGDEEDRQVLMFMDEAKLSARMNHPNVVQTYEVGSDRDGYFIVMEYLEGQTLKRVMKAAVERESGTGGLVRGTWIRIVAEVLRGLHYAHELCDFDGRPLGIVHRDVSPHNIFVTYDGAVKLVDFGVAKAVVNASSTESGTFKGKLTYMAPEQVTAGKTVDRRADIFAVGVVLWELLAGRRLFEGDQITVMHQLLLGKLPRLSTIVPGIPIALDQIAAKALEREPSKRFATAQEMCDVLENYLQWSGEDVRSEFLGACMRGIFAESRASIRQQIKAQIERVASASLLGDASSQVTMSGIGLAMAPSSSGSGSRLPYVGESSRSGVERMSGVERPSGVERPRTPVSDSVSLRATTSGPVSASKRGYFIGASALTALVALVGGAVHVANKVAPALDAPAAAVASHGAEAEEAVEKKIEEGPKASVVISSDPPDAIVSWKGKTLGKTPLKTELPVGTQVVVVSRSDCFDETLMLALSPAEAVERSVKLRPKDFAH, from the coding sequence TTGAGAGACACGCCGACCCAGCTTGGGCTCGGCCGGTATCGTCCCATCGCGAAGCTCGGCCGCGGCGGGATGGCAGACGTCTTCCTCGCGATGGCTCACGGGCCCGCCTCGGTGAACAAGCTGGTCGTCGTCAAGCGTCTCCGCAGCTCCGGGGACGAGGAGGATCGCCAGGTCCTCATGTTCATGGACGAGGCCAAGCTCTCGGCCCGCATGAACCACCCGAATGTCGTCCAGACCTACGAGGTCGGCAGCGACCGGGACGGCTACTTCATTGTGATGGAGTACCTGGAGGGCCAGACGCTGAAGCGCGTCATGAAGGCGGCTGTCGAGCGGGAGTCCGGTACGGGTGGGCTCGTCCGCGGCACGTGGATCCGGATCGTCGCCGAGGTGCTGCGCGGGCTCCATTACGCGCATGAGCTCTGCGATTTCGATGGTCGTCCTCTCGGCATCGTGCATCGCGACGTCTCGCCGCACAACATCTTCGTTACCTACGACGGCGCGGTGAAGCTCGTGGATTTCGGCGTGGCCAAGGCCGTCGTCAACGCCTCCAGCACCGAGAGCGGGACCTTCAAGGGCAAGCTGACGTATATGGCGCCCGAGCAGGTCACGGCGGGCAAGACGGTGGACCGCCGCGCGGACATCTTCGCGGTCGGCGTCGTGCTCTGGGAGCTCCTCGCCGGGCGGCGGCTGTTCGAGGGCGATCAGATCACCGTGATGCACCAGCTCCTGCTGGGGAAGCTCCCGCGGCTCTCCACCATCGTGCCGGGGATCCCCATCGCGCTCGATCAGATCGCCGCAAAGGCCCTCGAGCGCGAGCCATCGAAGCGCTTCGCGACGGCGCAGGAGATGTGCGATGTGCTCGAGAACTACCTTCAGTGGTCGGGCGAGGACGTCCGCAGCGAGTTCCTCGGCGCCTGCATGCGCGGGATCTTCGCCGAGAGCCGGGCCTCCATACGCCAGCAGATCAAGGCGCAGATCGAGCGGGTGGCCAGCGCGTCGCTGCTGGGCGACGCCTCCAGCCAGGTGACGATGAGCGGCATCGGCCTCGCGATGGCCCCCTCGAGCTCCGGCTCGGGCAGCAGGCTCCCCTATGTCGGTGAGTCCAGCCGGTCGGGCGTCGAGCGCATGTCGGGCGTCGAGCGGCCGTCGGGCGTCGAGCGGCCCAGGACGCCCGTGAGCGATTCGGTGAGCCTGCGAGCGACCACGTCGGGGCCCGTGTCGGCCTCGAAGCGCGGTTACTTCATCGGCGCGTCCGCCCTGACCGCGCTGGTCGCGCTGGTCGGCGGCGCGGTTCACGTCGCGAACAAGGTCGCGCCCGCCCTCGACGCTCCTGCGGCCGCGGTCGCCTCGCACGGCGCCGAGGCCGAGGAGGCCGTCGAGAAGAAGATCGAGGAGGGCCCCAAGGCGAGCGTGGTGATCTCGAGCGATCCGCCCGACGCGATCGTGAGCTGGAAGGGAAAGACGCTCGGCAAGACGCCGCTCAAGACCGAGCTGCCCGTGGGCACGCAGGTCGTGGTCGTGTCGAGGTCCGACTGCTTCGATGAGACGCTCATGCTGGCGCTCTCACCCGCGGAGGCCGTGGAGCGCTCCGTCAAGCTGCGCCCCAAGGACTTTGCGCATTGA
- a CDS encoding BON domain-containing protein, whose product MSRIRGFSGPTVLALALAGTACRSESERAEGAVREPANQTARRGEPPPGPNQAPSKDLREQAGRVGEKAEQLAQEGKELGKEAKEQAGRAGDKAEQLAREGQQLGQETREKAERVGEKANQLAERGHQAGRDINDQMNRVGAQTGALKDNQGARPQSAPPAAPKDKAAPQSPQQGQAEGAKKQDANAAAMERDEWTKAAKDNDYQVTFGRDGSVIATKEAKRTGARPSDETLRNAVGGKLADSDHDAVKKLHVTVRDGVVTLQGNVASVKEATEAVKEAMDADGVTKVIAFIHHGS is encoded by the coding sequence ATGAGCAGAATACGCGGGTTCTCCGGCCCAACCGTCCTCGCGCTCGCGCTCGCCGGCACGGCCTGCAGGAGCGAGAGCGAGAGAGCTGAAGGAGCGGTCCGCGAGCCCGCGAACCAGACGGCCAGGAGAGGCGAACCGCCTCCGGGCCCGAACCAGGCGCCCAGCAAAGACCTGCGCGAGCAGGCGGGGCGCGTGGGCGAAAAGGCGGAGCAGCTCGCCCAGGAGGGCAAGGAGCTCGGCAAGGAGGCGAAAGAGCAGGCCGGGCGCGCGGGCGACAAGGCAGAGCAGCTCGCCCGGGAGGGTCAGCAGCTCGGCCAGGAGACGCGCGAGAAGGCCGAGCGCGTGGGCGAAAAGGCGAACCAGCTCGCCGAGCGAGGGCACCAGGCGGGCCGCGACATCAACGACCAGATGAACAGGGTCGGCGCGCAGACCGGTGCGCTCAAGGACAACCAGGGCGCGCGCCCGCAGTCGGCGCCGCCCGCCGCTCCCAAGGACAAGGCCGCACCGCAGTCGCCACAACAAGGCCAGGCTGAGGGAGCCAAGAAGCAGGACGCGAATGCCGCCGCGATGGAGCGTGACGAGTGGACGAAGGCGGCGAAGGACAACGACTATCAGGTCACCTTCGGCCGCGACGGCTCGGTCATCGCCACGAAGGAAGCGAAGCGGACCGGCGCGCGCCCGTCTGACGAGACGCTCCGCAACGCGGTCGGCGGCAAGCTCGCGGACAGCGATCACGACGCGGTGAAGAAGTTGCACGTCACGGTGCGCGACGGCGTGGTCACGCTGCAAGGCAACGTCGCCAGCGTGAAGGAGGCGACCGAGGCGGTGAAGGAGGCCATGGACGCCGACGGCGTCACCAAGGTGATCGCCTTCATCCATCACGGCTCATGA
- a CDS encoding MutS-related protein, with product MPRPSLATARRRHRTPDERSGPTHRSRLEVVSAAPPEPALPDAPPGQRSAPDLLSHRPALRVDARAVKESLAFAFAGGAPAGAFDRHVESASLPASTWDPARFAQHVFLRELIVGCLHFTSDGRSYIPSPALLGRALSQPPSDRDTVELRRAIFRELTGSEAQRRDLERAYAALRRWVAQLETIPISRGEGSRRRLDILAAAKDAFDALAGGFAGARSGLSRLSAFGAAVRETEAYRRLADLLAYDEEIATLDVRIRVGSDGHVRDLRALSIRENSENRFYQSPLGRFVTKLVMLWRGYRFSDDELLTRHVNSVFDGIEDDLVALVQLLGDLEFYLAGLALRARARAAGLAVCLPEFASPGFSDGAHGAHGEGPGRELKGLFNPLLLASSASTVPCDIATDHHDATVIVTGPNSGGKTRLLEALSLAQMMGQAGFFVPAAEARLSPCHGLFVSLIEQAQADQSEGRLGMELLRIRSLFEAMQVGDMVVLDELCSGTNPSEGEEIFQLVISLLSELRPQAFITTHFLELAARLERERPVDRLVFLQVELDAQQWPTYQFVDGVARTSLAHRTAARLGVTREELVALVERSKRAHRRRGVEPA from the coding sequence ATGCCGAGACCCTCCCTGGCCACCGCGCGGCGGCGGCACCGGACACCGGACGAGCGCTCCGGCCCCACGCATCGTAGTAGGCTCGAGGTCGTGAGCGCGGCGCCGCCGGAACCCGCCCTGCCTGACGCCCCGCCCGGACAGCGCTCCGCGCCCGATCTCCTCTCGCACCGGCCGGCGCTCCGGGTCGACGCGCGGGCGGTCAAGGAGTCGCTGGCGTTCGCGTTCGCGGGCGGCGCGCCCGCGGGGGCGTTCGATCGGCACGTCGAGTCGGCGTCGCTGCCCGCGTCGACGTGGGATCCAGCCCGCTTCGCGCAGCACGTCTTCCTGCGCGAGCTCATCGTGGGCTGCCTCCATTTCACGAGCGATGGCCGCTCGTACATCCCGAGCCCGGCGCTGCTGGGCCGCGCCCTCTCCCAGCCGCCGAGCGATCGCGACACGGTCGAGCTCCGGCGCGCGATCTTCCGGGAGCTCACCGGGTCGGAGGCGCAGCGCCGCGATCTCGAGCGCGCCTACGCGGCGCTGCGCCGCTGGGTGGCCCAGCTCGAGACGATCCCCATCTCTCGCGGCGAAGGCAGCCGGCGCCGGCTGGACATCCTCGCCGCCGCCAAGGACGCGTTCGACGCGCTCGCGGGTGGGTTCGCGGGCGCTCGCTCGGGCCTGTCGCGGCTCTCGGCGTTCGGCGCGGCCGTGCGCGAGACCGAGGCGTACCGCCGCCTCGCGGATCTGCTCGCGTACGACGAGGAGATCGCGACGCTGGATGTCCGGATCCGCGTCGGCTCCGACGGCCATGTCCGCGACCTGCGCGCCCTGTCGATCCGCGAGAACAGCGAGAACCGCTTCTACCAGTCGCCGCTCGGGCGCTTCGTCACGAAGCTCGTGATGCTGTGGAGGGGGTACCGGTTCAGCGACGACGAGCTGCTCACCCGCCACGTCAACAGCGTCTTCGACGGCATCGAGGACGATCTCGTCGCGCTCGTCCAGCTGCTCGGAGATCTCGAGTTCTACCTCGCCGGCCTTGCGCTGCGCGCCCGCGCCCGCGCGGCAGGGCTCGCCGTATGCCTGCCCGAGTTCGCCTCGCCGGGCTTCTCCGATGGCGCGCACGGCGCGCACGGCGAGGGCCCAGGGCGTGAGCTCAAGGGGCTGTTCAACCCGCTCCTCTTGGCGAGCTCGGCGAGCACGGTCCCGTGCGACATCGCGACGGATCACCACGACGCGACCGTCATCGTGACCGGGCCGAACTCGGGGGGGAAGACCCGGCTGCTCGAGGCGCTCTCGCTGGCCCAGATGATGGGGCAGGCGGGCTTCTTCGTGCCCGCCGCGGAGGCGCGCCTCTCGCCGTGCCACGGGCTCTTCGTGTCGCTGATCGAGCAGGCGCAGGCCGATCAGAGCGAGGGCCGCCTCGGGATGGAGCTGCTCCGCATCAGGTCGCTGTTCGAGGCGATGCAGGTCGGCGACATGGTGGTGCTCGACGAGCTCTGCTCCGGCACGAACCCGTCGGAAGGCGAGGAGATCTTCCAGCTCGTGATCTCGCTCCTCTCGGAGCTCCGCCCTCAGGCCTTCATCACGACGCACTTCCTCGAGCTCGCGGCGCGGCTCGAGCGGGAGCGGCCGGTCGATCGGCTGGTGTTCCTGCAGGTCGAGCTCGACGCGCAGCAGTGGCCGACGTACCAGTTCGTCGATGGGGTCGCCCGGACCTCGCTCGCGCACCGGACGGCGGCGCGGCTCGGGGTCACGCGCGAGGAGCTCGTCGCCCTCGTCGAGCGCAGCAAGCGCGCGCACCGCCGCCGCGGGGTCGAGCCCGCCTGA